The genomic window TCGTGAGAAACAAAtacaaattttctattattttttaatattttccacTTTTTTCATTTCTATACAAAAAAATCACTAAATTGTTAGTGAAGGCTATTATGAGGTTCTTGTATCTATCTATCTCCTCGTCTCTAATTAGTGAAAAAACCCttccctctttatttttataaaagaatCTTATTTATTCAACCAACGTAAAATCATTTTAGGCATTTGCCTAATTTTCTCgttaaaaaatgcatttttccaCATCTTTCAATAGAGAGTACGAGAGTTCGATAAACCAATGCTGAAATAACACCACCGAACCTTCAGCCAAGAGCACCTCTTTTCTGATTTgcggaagagaagagaggagaagatggATCCCTTCGTCCCATATGGATTGCAACAAgatttgtgatttttttgaGAACAAGCCAAAGCCATTGGATCCACTAAGGACTAGTGTCAAGCAACCCTATGGATGATCCTCACTATAGAGAGGAGCCGTATGACTGTATCCTTGATAGATAGCATGACCTTTACATCAGGGCATAGACCAATGGGAGTACTAATAGAAACATTTACATAGATGGAATTTCTACCTTTTATTATGGGTGGGATGATCATTTCACTCCCATTATGTCTGGATCATAACCATTACGTTAAATACGTATCCAAAcgtttaattgaaaaaaatatactttATTCCCCATATCagttaaaaaatatgaaattatatGCAATTTTTCgtataaaaaattatatgtGTGTTTAAAATTTGCAGCATTAAACGTGAATAAAATGTGTATAATAcgtattaattaaaaaaaaaaaggaaaattacaacAAGAATgctgaaattctattttctcCCTTGAGGAAAATCATAAGTCTAGCATGGGAAACAACCTTCTATTCCATAAGTAGTTTATTTTAGGAGCGAGTGTGGACAGAGAGGATTGCAAGAAGAAAGTACAATCATTTCAGATTGGTGGGCGATGATTTTCCACTTTGCCCCTTTCACAATTCTTCAACTATAATCTTGTTAGCAAGCACAATCCTCAATGATATTGGGTCAGGTAAATTGAAACccttttcttccctaccccaaATAATCCGACCCCTTCTTTTTGAGAATGTCAGAAAACCCCGAATCtgattgaaagttgaaacccttcttcttcccttttcgtGTAAGAAAACCATAGAGGCGGACGCCGCAGAACCCTAGCCCCTTGCCCCATTCTTCTCCGTCTCTGTTCCATGCGGCCGACGACCAAGGGCGAGCATCAGTAGGCGGAACCCTAGCCCCTGCTCCCTTATTCTTCTCTGTTTGTCTTCCCGTTGGTTGTTGACAACATAATTAAAGGCTATTGCAGATTACGGAAGGCTCTCCACTCGCACTGTCGCAGGTGGTTACGCAATTCAGCTCAGGTCTGTGACTCTCTTTCTTGTTCTCTGAAATTTGTCTATGTGTCTatgttgtattttttatgtttctgttttttcctCCTGCTCAGGACAAAATCCTCCTTTTTTTGCTGTTCTGGTGTTTTGGACGTCTCGTTGTACACTGAAATTTTTCTATGTTTCTGTTCAATAGGTTTCGCTTTGATGACACCATAGTTTACATGCTATTACTATGTTTATTAGATTATGTGCAGTCCTGTTGAATAGTTATTCTGTAAAGTTTCCTTCAATTCTTTTGACATATTATATGTTTTTGATTATCtgtttctccttctgttgattgtatttcagtttggacaGGGTTTGCTTGCGATTGAGGCTGAGGTATTTATTCTTTGAAGATTTTTTATATTCATCGTCTTCTTTGCTGTGAAATCAAATGGGAAAGAATGAGTTTCTCACGCCCAAGGCCATTGCCAACCGAATAAAAGCAAAAGGGCTTCAGAAGCTCCGATGGTATTGCCAGATGTGCCAGAAACAATGTAGAGACGAGAACGGATTCAAATGCCATTGTATGAGCGAGTCTCACCAGCGGCAGATGGAAGTCTTTGGCCAGAATCCTAACCGTCTCATTGACGGTTACTCTGAGGAGTTTGAGAGGTCTTTTGTTGAGCACATGAAGCGGAGTCACCGTTTTAGCCGTGTTGCAGCTACTGTGGTCTACAATGAATATATCGCCGATCGCCACCACATCCATATGAACTCCACGCAATGGGCCACCCTCACTGAGTTTGTTAAGCACCTTGGTCGTACTGGTCAGTGCAAGGTCGAAGAGACGCCAAAGGGGTGGTTCATGACCTACATTGACAGAGACTCGGAGACCCTATTCAAGGAACGTCTCAAGAACAAGAGATTGAAGTCTGATGTCGTAGAGGAGGAGAGGCAGGAGCGAGCAATTAGGAAACAAATTGAACGGGTTGAACAGTCAATGTTCTCATCAACATCAGAAAATGAGATAGGACCCTCTGATTCTGAGCAATTGCATTTGCCACCCAAGGCAGAACTCAAATCAGAAACTGGAGCTAAAGTTGTGTTTGCTATCAGTTCATCTTCAAAACTTGTTGCAAGAGAGAATGTTGAAAGCTCTGAAGTGATCTTTGAGGAGTCCGTAGCAGATAGGAGTGAGAAGAGGATTAAATATGGGGGCAATGGAGCAAAGAGTAGTGGTGGTTCAGCTCTAGATGAGTTGATGAAAGAGCAAGAGAAGGCAAAGGAGCGGAGTAATCGCAAAGACTATTGGTTATGTGAGGGTATAATTGTTAAAATAATGAGCAAAGCGTTGGCTGAGAAAGGTTACTATAAGCAGAAGGGTGTGATTCGCAAGGTGATTGACAAGTATGTAGGAGAAATTGAAATGCTGGACAGTAAACACATTCTGAGAATTGATCAGGAGGAACTTGAAACTGTGATTCCCCAAATTGGGGGTCTAGTGAGAATTGTGAATGGGGCTTACCGTGGTTCGAACGCAAGACTGATTTCTGTCGATACCAATAACTTTTCAGCGAAGGTGCA from Macadamia integrifolia cultivar HAES 741 unplaced genomic scaffold, SCU_Mint_v3 scaffold_7A, whole genome shotgun sequence includes these protein-coding regions:
- the LOC122071750 gene encoding KIN17-like protein produces the protein MGKNEFLTPKAIANRIKAKGLQKLRWYCQMCQKQCRDENGFKCHCMSESHQRQMEVFGQNPNRLIDGYSEEFERSFVEHMKRSHRFSRVAATVVYNEYIADRHHIHMNSTQWATLTEFVKHLGRTGQCKVEETPKGWFMTYIDRDSETLFKERLKNKRLKSDVVEEERQERAIRKQIERVEQSMFSSTSENEIGPSDSEQLHLPPKAELKSETGAKVVFAISSSSKLVARENVESSEVIFEESVADRSEKRIKYGGNGAKSSGGSALDELMKEQEKAKERSNRKDYWLCEGIIVKIMSKALAEKGYYKQKGVIRKVIDKYVGEIEMLDSKHILRIDQEELETVIPQIGGLVRIVNGAYRGSNARLISVDTNNFSAKVQIEKGLYDGRVLPAIDYEDICKIVQ